The segment GAACTTCCGTAAcggcatgaacttgatgattgagtGAAGAGGGCGCTGATCTCCTAGGCTAGGGGACTTCCAATGGTCTTTGATCGATATTTCCCTATGAATTCCTAGGTAAATAAGGACCCCAAGCCATACATAAGCTGTTGCGGTGGAGATGCCTTCCCACTTGAGAATGCGGGACCGTTTGGAATGGGGGGTATTCCAGTTGTCAATAACGGCATTTTCGAGTAAGTGAGCGACCCAGCTGTTGGTGTATTCAATCCATGACTGTACAAGGGAAATAGGTACGAAAAGCTGGAATAATTCAAGTGGTTCCTTGGGTAGagggttgatcttgaaatcACGATATTCTACCGCACCAACTCATGAAATTCGGTAGCGCCTGTGGGTACAGACTAGCCTGATACTAGCTCTCTAATTGGTCAGGATGTAAATAAAGATCTGACATCTTGTTAAATAGCCTTATTGGTCAAATGAAGGAAATGGCTCAAACTAGCGTGTATCCACAGGCGCTACCGAATTTCATGAGTTGGTGCGGTAGTTTGAAAGGTTGAAAATCATCGCCGCAGCCCTCTTCGGGCGGAAAATTAGGCACGCCAGTGGGGTCATCAGCTGCCCTTAAAGGCGGGGTATCAAAGCTGTGATCATCTATATAATCAGGTATCTTTTGGGAGCTCATTGTTTCAATTGAGATGCATTAGGGTCAATTTGTATGAGgattttgatgattttggctgtgttgaaggaagaagctgtctgACGAGAACTTTACGTACCCCGCAGGTACTAGCGGGGTTAGTAAGCAAAGTGGGGCGAGTGACCTACTGTAGTCTTGTGCCGCTCAAAGAGATAACGTACACGATAAGCTTGCGCAACAGACAAGCATGCGCAACAGTATACTGTGCAGCTAAAAACCACTTACCctatataagttattaaaattTCAGCTATTTTAAGTTTAAATTGAATTTTTAtgaattatttaaaaaacTGCCTTTAAGGTGAAAAGCGGAGTGGTTTACTCGCTTGTCTGTTTTATTCGCTTATCGTGCAGGTTAATCTTAACAAGATTATGGGGTTGAATTACAGCCTGGGATGAGATACACTATGTACGGAAAGGGCACACACACAAGTTTATTACACCCAGTAGACCAGCGCCCAACATCTCTCTCATTGTTAAATCTCCATATTTTCTCTCATTGAACCAATCATGGCCCTGTAACGTACTCCACAAGTGAGTGTCCCATACATGCGAGTGTCCCAAACACATTTTACACCTTAAACTGCCATTTTAAAAAACTACATCGAAAGCCTCAATCAAGCTTAAACTGCCTGAAAACTTAGATTCAGGCGAATGAACAACGGGAACACACAGAAGAGACGTTTTCTAAATTCCATTTGTATTATTTAGAATATTACGAGGAAAAGCTGTGTTCGCACTGTCTTTTCTCCTATTTTCAGGCATAGAACATCGAATAGACCGCCGAATGGTTTGGAGGAACCTCAAATATATGACCTTTTGCTCAGGAGACTATGGATAAGATTTTCAAGAAGCTAGCAGTGCTATAGCGGAATTTGCGAAATCCAATATTGCCATTTTTAGGTGCACAGTATAGGTGGGACACTCACTTGTATGGGACACTCCCTCGTGGAGTACGTTAGATATATAATGCTTAACTTATAGATAACTTAACTGCTAAATCGAAAGACTAATGGctatataatagatatacAGTTACCTTCGCAAGTTACAGACTTAATATATGCAGCGAATCCCGCTATAAAGTCCCTTAATGCGATAGCTTGGTTAACTCTCCCTGGAAGTGATGATAGTGTCAATTTCCAGCTCACGCAGCCGCTCGCCAACGAAAAAAGCAATtaggaagaaggagaagaatacGGAACCCTAGATTCATTAAGTAGCGCAgcaagaagaggagaagatgccCTCATCGCCTCCCTGCCTTGCTGACTACGAGTCATCCTCGACGCCTTACGCCTTTCCCTTGCCAACACCATGTTCAAATCACACAATCACTTCGAGATCTCGCCgcaaagagaagaatggcAACAGAAGCTAGCTTAGATAGCTCAAGAGACtgtgaatagcttcattttaTATGGATAAGGCATCACGGCATGAGCACACACGCAATCACTCCCCTTAGCATTAAGATAGCTTCGATTGGGCCCGGCATCGCTAAAGGCCTCACTTTCTCTTATTTTATGGTTCAATAATGACTCTGGACAGTGTATAAACCTCGTAAGAAGGGCAAGCCGGAAAAACACAGCAAAATCTGGGCCCGGCAGATGTCTCACACTTTTGTGCCCAACCTAGCTTGCTAGAGTTACCCCTCGCCCCATATGAGCCAACTGGTAATAACCTAAACTGCATAAGAAATCCCTTGGCTTTTAATAAGTGACTGAAGCCAATTTCTTATACCCTCGTGTAGGTAGTATTCTCCTTGTCTGTACTGCCTGGATCCACCTCATCGCTTTATATTAATCCattaaggttatatattGTACTGTGTTCACCTGAGCCCTAGAGCGTCAGTATAGCGATGTGCTTCTTTCTCAATGTGATGATGTATTAGGGTGCAGTTACAACTCGTGTGCTGTAACAGTTGCGTCTTGAGATATAGAACCTCTTCTTTCAGGTCATCCACGCAGCTAGATAGCATCATATGGCGTTGCTCCATTGCCTGTTCATCGAACTGGAGTCTCGTCtgatcctccttctttctcATGCGGCATTTATTGGCAGCGATGCGATTTCTCTCTTGCACTTGCTTATGTTTCGCGTGTTTGCGACTAGTCGTGTCATTGCTGACGTTGATCCCATTTCCGTTAGCAACAATCCCCTTCCTCCTCTGATCATCTGTATTGTTGTCTCCTTTGGCCTTGCGTCTAGCGGATATTGGAGCTGCTAGTTCACTGAGCTGCGTCTTCCTCTTTCGGCCAGGCTTTTTGAGTTGCTCTTGCGACAACTGCGGTGGAGGAGTCAAGGTTGAGGGTGGCTCGTCAGCGACCATTATCATGTTTTCGGGTAATAGAGACTGGTTCTTGACGATGGAGTATTCATCGACCCAACGGTCTCCCGAACCAACATCTTCGTAAAATTCGAATTGTTCGTGGGAAAGGCGTGCTTGCCTGGATGAGGTAGTCaagtcaacttcatcctcgcTGGCGCCCACGAAGGCTGACGAATACATCGAGTCCGAGAACTCCCATCGAGGGTGTGACGGAACGGCAGCACCGCATACAGTGAGCCCGTCTCCAATAGTCTCTGGGATGTAGCCGTCGAGCATTGCCACCCCTTCCAGGTACAGAAGGGGGTTCGTGTGAGCATCTGCTTCAGAATATCAGATCATACTGGTCCGGCATGGTTGCAAAAATAACTTACTATGGCCCATTTGTCTGCCGAGGCTAGTAACAATGGCGTAACGATAATCTCTATAAATGGCTATTGGTAGCAGGTATAGGGGAGCATCTACAAATGTTTGGTAACTTGGTAAAGTCAAGACTTTGGGCTTGAGTCCGGTTTTGCGGGAGGTTGACGCGCGTGGAACGGAAGTCCTATGGCTTCTGGATTGTCTCCAGCACAAACCGCTCCAATCCTAAAGCGCAACCGACTTGCTTGAGTGACAACTCAATGACACCTGGTTGCATATGCGTAACATCGAGGCCCCTACAACACGCGGTCTATGATTCAAGAGGCGACCAAGAGAGGGCACCAATGAGCGGCTGGATTGCAGGCTAAGGCCTTTAAGTTTCCGGAACACATGTCTTTTATCCATCCCAAAGTGTCAAAGGGTGCGTGCAGCCCTACATCTGAGCACCGAGTGGGGGAGAGGATTACTACGTACTAGACCTCTGTCATCTCATTCTCAGAGTCGAAGTCTGGACCTGTGCATGGAAAATGCATTGCAAGTCGACGAGTTCTTGCTCACTGCAGATCATAGTTTTAGGTCAACAATTGGCTGGTTATTGTGGCCCAACGCTCCACGCCCCCACTAGAATTCAACCCCGGTCTACCCCTATTGTGATTGGATAGAAGCCCTCGGAGTGCATCTGGCCCTTGTGATTGGCCATTGGAAACTGGAAAACAAGGTGATGTGAGATCCATGACGCGCCATGACGCGCCATAACGCGTCGTATCAACTGAATCTGCAAAGCTTAGGAGCCTTTCAAGGAAGCCCACGCTTCTTACCACGATCAGCCGCAAGACACGAGCGTCGCACCAAGGATTATCCGAAGAGGAGAATGAGATGAGTTTATCTGGGCAACTCCGTTTAGAACCTAAGTCGATTCCCATGTATTAATAACACAGGACCTTTGAATGGCTTATCAATGCGGCCTTCGCGGCAGACCGTGGCCCAATATTGTTCTGAGGTGTAAATCTCCGTTCACAATGTAAAGCCATCGCCAGCTGGAATTTTACTACCTGCCAACTGAGCCCTCACCTGGCTCACTTCGCTAGTAAGCCCTTGTATTCTATCTGAACGCTTTGATGCTGTCTCTCTAGCTTAATCCCTGTCTCCTCCTTATAACTAGCCTTCTCCATCTTTTTCTACCGATTCTGTCGACGCTTTAGACGCAGTTGACTTGTTCATCTCCACATTATTTCGCTATATTTTATCCTGAAGCTTGTCTTCATATCCCCGTTTGGAGGGCTTCCCCGACTCTTATCCCTTAGCGGTCGCTTTAAGTTTCAATCGCACCAGTCCCGTCTCGTCCGTTGCTCTTCCCAGGATGCAGTTACCATCAGTGAGCTGATAAGTGTCGAGCTTTGTCTGAACCGCCGGCAATCTCCTCTATGTATTCAGGCTAGCCATCAAGATTCTGATAGGTCTAGAAACGCTGTTTCTCGTTAGACATATTCTGCTATCAACAATGGCGTTTTACCTATCCCTTCAATTGTCGAGGAGCTCCGGTCGGGTCACAGCAGGGGTGGGCAGCCAATAAAAATGCATCGGATTAAAGATACCTAGCCCCTCACCTATTTTAGCCTATGgtagaagtaccagcaatcTCTCGATTACAAATCGGTACATCACAACCTTCTGCTCCACATCTTaatacactcaccccatcgtatAGCTATGTATCTAGCAGTGACCTCCTGAAGGGCTGTACCGTTCAAAGGGATAAAATAGCCATTATCTGTTCACATGCCTGGTGAAACAGTCCGTGCTTCCCAAGTCGCCCCTAGTGAAGCTATGGTAATGGAAAATATGTCGCAGCTAATGCATGTACATTACGGTAGAGGCCGTCGTGGCATAGAAGCTTGGCATAAACTAGGCAGAATTGATTTTCATTGGACACGAGGACGCCAAACTTAACAAATAATGGCAAATGGAGCACTAATATTCCTTGCTTGCACGAGACACACGGCTTAGCTGCCGCGTTCACCGATGAGAGCCTGAAGGGGACGTATGCATCAAGCGGCAAATCGCAAATTCCAAGAGATACTCAGaagttatttataagcttGTTTATTAACATAAGATTGGTCTATATGGCTATGAACTTATTGACATTCCTCTCAGGCTGTACACCTGCTTCCAAACTGTTATCAGCCTTTCGCAGAGGGCAAAGGAAGGCTTCCAGATGCTACAAAGCTAGTTCTGTCTCGTTGTCTAGATTAAAAGTTAGATATCTACTAAATGAATACTTGCTTAAGAATGAATAACGATCTGGGATGCAAGAGGCGGCTATAAAAAGGGTAAAAGATATCGAAATAAGGACCAGAAAGATAGGATCTGCTGCTACTTGAGTTAAGTAGTATAGAATAGGCGACCGAGATGGAATATTGACAAGCAGCTCCCAATAGGTGATGGCTTTGTTTTGGCTGGCTACTGTTCCAGTGGTTTTCACTCCCACGTGCCTGATTACCGAAATATATGGCTTGGATCTTGCACTTTGGACTCCTTTGGATGCCGTTATCACATCAGGCAAAGGTTTTGTAGTCGGGACTCTACCTGGATTCCGCGACGGAGGTACAACTGAAGATTTTTTTGTTTGCTCGGGATAAACGGTGTAATGATGGGTGTATTCCTCGCACCGGGGATGCCGCATGGTAAGCTCGTTTGAACAAAGGGGGATAGGGCGGGCCATGCTTTCGAGAGCCAGACCGATCAGCACTGCAATTTTGACAAGGTTCATCTCGTTCACTCTTCTGGTTCTGCTGATCGACTGTAGCGATATCCATAGGAGCGTTCTCGGTTCATCTGAGAGAATAATGAGAATGTAAATAATTTCGCGATTGAAGGCTGAAAACAACGTTGTGCTATTTATGTGCACTTCCATGTAGCTCACCGTTTCATCCCTATTTTGCGCGCCTAGTGGTGAAATGAAGACATTTTGTGCCACTCCAGAAATTTCCCACTGTGAGCTCGATGTCCTAGCGACGGAGCAAATACCTTGCGTCATGATGCAATTTGGGCCAAGCAGGAGGGAGATTGCGTATGCTCAAAGGGAGGCTTGTCGGAGCTTTCCGTGAAAGGCATCAGTGACGTACAGCAGGATGTTGCTTTTTTAGTAGTAAATGTCTCTTCTTTCACTTAATGCATGTGGATTAACATAGTAGCAGGAGTGGGAGAACTACGTTGCGTCGAACTCTGTTGAGGCAGCTAAACGCTTGGACGAATGGGAGTCGTTGAATGACGTGCGTCAAAGCACCTCGATACTATTCCAATTGAAGTGTACTTGCGCTCCCCGCCATTAATCCTAGAGGCTCAGGCCCCGCGCCTTAGCCGCTCAGTTCCTCATTGTATTGGTGTTCTACAAGGGTCCCGACCGCTAGGCCAGCCGCCCTGGAGAAGTTAGGCTGATCGTACTCGTACTCCTGCAGCCAAAATGAGGCTAGGAGTTTCTGTTCCGCTTGACCAACACAAAAGTGCCGCGACAAATCTAAGATATCGTATTTGCTACACACAATGAGGACGCGTCATCAGGAGAAGGGATGTCATGAAACATCTGATCTACTGGACCTGTTGAGATGGACTGCCTTATGTATTTGCTCCACCCGAACCACAAACAGTTCAATTTATGAATTACTTGAACCAAAGTGGCCCTTGAAAAGTTCGATCAATGCGAGAAGAAAAGCTATGCCTGTCTTTTGCCATTGGTGTCCTTGCCAATTCTCTCCATATGCTTATACACTCGCGTTGCAGCAGTCTCTCTGTTCATACACGTTAAACACAACACATGGTGAAGCATTCGACTTACTTCTATCTTAAGAGTCTAGCCGGGGTTGGCGAGTATGAGCTGCTTCCCTCACAAACAGGAAGTGGGTTATGCCAAGCTGCTCGCCAGTTGCCACGACCAAGACCGCGACAAAGGTGGATCAAGTTCTGGTCTACTGCCGTCTGtggtataataataatcaTGTGGGTTAGACCGAGCTAGAAAGAAGACGTACTGCACTCTAGAAAGAACAATTTGCGTTACGTATAATACGCCTACTTTTCTTTACTCATTCGCTATGTAAAACAAGAGCTTTTATCTAGTTCTCTTTTATTCCCCGTTTCATAAGGTATGTGGCCATCCAATCCTTAGAAGCAGAACTCACGAAAGCATTTACGGATAAGAACGTCGTTAGAACAATTCGCCCCAATGGGAATTCAATAGCCACTGTCGATGTCAAGACAGTCAACATTCTGGGCCTATAAGCCGCAAGTAGCTGGTATGGAATAGCGGAATAATCTACCCCGCATGTGGTGTCATATTTCGATTTCTCCACTCGAGCACTATGAGAATATATCTTAAAATGGCCTCTTCGCAGCATTTCCAAACGTTGAGGGAGAAATCTGCCTCTATATTTGTAACCTTGAACTTTCCTAATAAAGGAAAATCCCACTCACTATAGCTTTTGCATGAATACTGTCTTCAGACGCGATTGATCATGGCCGCAGTAGATGGCTGTGAGGTGATGCAGGGGCGCCTCCTAGGAAGCGACGGCGTGTACAAAGAGTGGCCTCACCGTCTTCTCTCGAACCGGAAGCCTGCGACCCAGAGTCCTCCTCGTAGCCCCGTTCTGACGTGGGTGTTTGGATTTTCCGCTGAAGTCTGCCGAAAATCCCCCTCCAGCCACCACCCCCTCTATCTCCCGGTTGATCCAGTGACACATAAGACCTCAGGAACCCAGGTAGGATCGAGTCCTCCATGAGTTCAAGGATGATCTTGACGGCTTCATCCAATCCCGATGGGTGTGGAGGAAGTGCAGAAGAACGTaatccaagaagtcgagcCCTAACTTCAGAGGGAAGGTTGACCTCGCGATGTCCGCTATGGAGGATATAAGTGCCGAGAAGATCTTCCCATAGTTCCTGCAGGTAATCGTAATGGCGCCTTAGATATGCCCAAGGGATTTCTTTATCCTCGACTATCTCTGCGTAATAAGCTCGGTATCTCGAGGCGTCTTGGATGAATTGAAGGGTTTCTAGGCAATGATTTTTTGAAAGATAGGCTGTAAAATCATTTGATCCCCTTGCGTCTGAATTTGAATTAGAGATAACTTCAGGTAATGATTGCATTATAAATGTGTCTTCGGTACGAGGAACAGTTTGTAATCTAATCCTGTCGCACCTTAGGCCTTTCCCGTCTTATGGGATGAATACCTCTTCTCTCGCCACATGCTCGGGATGGCTCCGGCTCCTCTTTATTGGAGGACTGTGGGT is part of the Fusarium oxysporum Fo47 chromosome VII, complete sequence genome and harbors:
- a CDS encoding RGS domain-containing protein, which gives rise to MQSLPEVISNSNSDARGSNDFTAYLSKNHCLETLQFIQDASRYRAYYAEIVEDKEIPWAYLRRHYDYLQELWEDLLGTYILHSGHREVNLPSEVRARLLGLRSSALPPHPSGLDEAVKIILELMEDSILPGFLRSYVSLDQPGDRGGGGWRGIFGRLQRKIQTPTSERGYEEDSGSQASGSREDGEATLCTRRRFLGGAPASPHSHLLRP